A single genomic interval of Octopus bimaculoides isolate UCB-OBI-ISO-001 chromosome 10, ASM119413v2, whole genome shotgun sequence harbors:
- the LOC128248905 gene encoding uncharacterized protein LOC128248905 encodes MMEVNSQQLLEFSDISKNCIIQKLHLQYLNSEYVDVTLQINSRKISVHSFLLAAESDYFKEKLKVASGHHIYIDLSHVCSNFSYLESIINYLYKRQICLGNYNIKGILKICHYCSFKRLLLHTKQFLLTRIRPTSCLKIWRIARKFHFWEIEKMALILMQELFWEERMMTMLKFTADKELSYLLDHAPFPRKVTNAYRFLISWVEEDFSKRLANAHKYFSKFIPKMYLEHVIKEMNQTIEGESETKSFLKQLYSDKEISEKMTPFFDTSWVVVLKEREYLAIYFSAENRWMKILATLTSKVIGILGNDIVILDECEHKIKMLNMISWCACFISTPYTVERLLVSQYFCLNTGIHIACCTAFGKGIRLQIKIYEKVWKLSASIVFRDWKGDCKMKIEADPEIFDTIYIFLTSRECDNDLLNADKFVILRYDSLNKRFRIIFESKSWAASINCMILFRNKDIHIIEEILGKPFIVQCKSGSLTATSILDRNNTITVNIPICTYRPLRPDNVTLSKNILYFAAHFESIHYCSYSSKLFLLEHVAPFITRVFVYDILDGNKWVELSPSPLSNVHEVTIDVFSRNSVLKGGFHANNEKQPISTKYYPFINLHIDKWNGVMELESSDLLKEKLLISGSN; translated from the coding sequence ATGATGGAAGTCAACAGTCAACAGTTGTTGGAGTTTAGTGACATCTCTAAAAATTGCATCATTCAGAAACTGCACCTTCAATATCTGAACTCGGAGTACGTCGACGTAACTTTGCAAATAAACTCCCGAAAAATATCTGTCCATAGCTTTCTTCTGGCAGCAGAGAGTGATTACTTCAAGGAAAAGCTGAAAGTGGCTTCCGGtcatcatatttatatagacCTCTCACATGTTTGTAGTAATTTCTCTTACTTAGAAAGCATAATAAACTACCTTTATAAGCGACAAATCTGTCTAGGTAACTACAACATCAAAGGGATTTTGAAAATCTGTCATTATTGCTCATTTAAACGATTGCTGCTTCACACGAAACAATTCCTTTTGACTAGAATTAGGCCCACCAGTTGCTTAAAAATTTGGAGAATTGCGAGAAAGTTTCATTTTTGGGAAATTGAAAAAATGGCTTTGATTTTAATGCAGGAATTATTTTGGGAGGAAAGGATGATGACTATGCTGAAATTTACTGCAGATAAAGAATTGTCATACTTGTTGGACCATGCTCCATTTCCAAGGAAAGTGACAAATGCTTACAGGTTCCTTATTTCTTGGGTAGAGGAAGATTTTTCAAAAAGACTTGCAAATGCTCATAAATATTTCTCGAAGTTTATCCCCAAAATGTACCTAGAGCATGTGATTAAAGAAATGAACCAAACGATCGAAGGCGAATCTGAAACAAAATCTTTTTTGAAACAACTATATTCTGATAAAGAAATAAGCGAAAAAATGACTCCATTCTTTGATACCAGTTGGGTGGTggtgttgaaagagagagagtatttagCTATTTACTTCTCAGCAGAAAATAGATGGATGAAAATACTTGCGACTTTGACCAGCAAAGTAATTGGTATTCTTGGGAACGATATAGTGATTTTAGACGAAtgtgaacataaaataaaaatgttgaatATGATATCCTGGTGTGCTTGTTTCATCTCGACTCCCTACACGGTAGAGAGATTACTAGTTAGCCAGTATTTTTGTTTGAATACTGGCATACATATTGCATGTTGCACAGCATTCGGTAAAGGGATCAGATTACAAATTAAAATCTACGAAAAAGTTTGGAAACTCTCGGCTAGCATTGTGTTTCGTGATTGGAAAGGTGACTGCAAAATGAAAATAGAGGCGGACCCAGAAATCTTTGatacaatttatatttttctgaccTCCCGTGAATGTGATAACGATCTTCTCAATGCCGATAAATTCGTTATTCTACGATATGACAGCTTAAATAAGCGATTCAGAATTATTTTTGAATCGAAATCTTGGGCTGCGTCAATAAACTGCATGATTCTTTTCCgcaacaaagacatacatatcatTGAAGAAATTCTGGGTAAACCCTTTATAGTTCAATGTAAGTCTGGCTCACTTACAGCTACATCAATACTCGATCGAAACAATACCATAACTGTCAATATACCCATCTGCACTTACCGCCCACTCCGGCCTGACAACGTGACCctttcaaaaaatattctttattttgcgGCACATTTTGAATCTATTCACTATTGTTCCTATTCTTCGAAACTGTTTTTGTTAGAGCATGTAGCACCATTTATCACAAGAGTGTTTGTCTATGATATATTAGATGGGAACAAATGGGTTGAGTTATCACCAAGTCCATTGTCTAATGTACACGAAGTGACAATTGATGTGTTTAGCCGAAATTCTGTTTTGAAAGGAGGGTTTCATGCTAATAACGAAAAACAGCCAATTTCTACGAAATATTATCCATTTATAAATCTGCATATTGATAAATGGAATGGTGTAATGGAGCTGGAATCATCAGATTTACTTAAAGAAAAACTGCTTATTTCGGGTTCAAATTGA